In Microbulbifer salipaludis, a genomic segment contains:
- a CDS encoding VWA domain-containing protein yields MNFLADMGQFHFLRPAFLWLVIPAAVTCWGLARIVFASGGLQKLIDPDLLPHLLLRGGEKRPWLFALIFALLTAVIIALAGPTWRKLPTPVYSNQDALVILLDLSPSMMATDLAPNRLTRARLKILDILKQRKDGLTALVAYAGEAHIVTPLTDDTATIANLVPPLSPRIMPVPGSNIEMAVQEGLRLIKDGANGKGRLLAVTDGIDKAAISTIKNSVNSSGATLSILAVGSGEGSPIPKTTGSGFITDDSGSIIIANFDRRELSRLAQSTGGHFAQITVDDSDIARALPAITTPEQAELTEREFDQWYEEGPWLVLLLLPFALLLFRKGALACALPIALPLALMVTSQDASAQTSNLWQTPNQQAQELLEEGDPKAAAELFENSQWRGTAQYRAGEYGAAAENFAESTDPQGLYNLGNSLAQQGQFDAAIEAFDRALQQNPEFADARHNKEIAEQLKKLQRQQQQNQQSQQGDQQQDQQQDQDQQSQSQPQQDQQQSDADQSSQQQQSQDQQQSGEQDQQQNANQGEQNPSEEEQQEQQAERQQQNQDGNKQEQQANAQPQEPQSDLDPETQQALDQWLRQIPDDPAGLMREKFKYESLQRRRAYRAGEWQPPENGATQRW; encoded by the coding sequence ATGAATTTCCTGGCCGACATGGGACAGTTTCACTTCCTGCGCCCCGCGTTTTTATGGCTCGTGATACCGGCAGCCGTAACCTGCTGGGGGCTGGCCCGCATTGTGTTTGCCAGTGGCGGCCTGCAGAAACTGATCGATCCGGACCTGCTCCCGCACTTGCTCCTGCGGGGCGGCGAAAAGCGACCGTGGCTGTTTGCCCTCATTTTTGCCCTGCTGACGGCCGTTATTATTGCCCTCGCCGGCCCCACCTGGCGCAAGCTGCCGACGCCGGTATATTCCAACCAAGATGCGCTGGTGATCCTCCTTGATCTGTCGCCGTCAATGATGGCTACAGATCTGGCCCCCAACCGCTTGACCCGGGCACGCCTCAAAATTCTCGACATTCTCAAGCAGCGTAAAGATGGCCTCACCGCGCTGGTCGCCTACGCCGGCGAGGCCCACATCGTCACCCCCCTCACCGATGACACCGCCACCATCGCCAACCTGGTACCGCCGCTGTCACCACGGATCATGCCAGTGCCCGGCAGCAACATCGAAATGGCGGTACAGGAGGGGTTGCGACTGATTAAGGATGGCGCCAATGGCAAGGGTCGCCTGCTTGCGGTCACTGATGGCATCGACAAAGCGGCCATCAGTACCATCAAAAATAGCGTGAATAGCAGTGGCGCCACGCTTTCTATTCTCGCCGTGGGCAGTGGCGAGGGCAGCCCCATCCCCAAAACCACCGGCAGCGGCTTCATCACCGATGACAGCGGCTCCATCATCATTGCCAATTTCGATCGCCGCGAACTCTCGCGCCTCGCACAGAGCACCGGGGGGCACTTCGCCCAGATCACCGTGGACGACAGCGATATCGCCAGAGCTCTCCCCGCAATCACCACCCCGGAGCAGGCCGAACTGACCGAGCGGGAATTCGACCAATGGTATGAAGAAGGCCCTTGGCTGGTATTGCTACTACTGCCCTTCGCCCTACTGCTGTTTCGCAAGGGCGCCCTGGCGTGCGCGCTTCCAATTGCCCTCCCCCTCGCCCTGATGGTGACCAGTCAGGACGCCAGCGCGCAAACCAGCAATCTGTGGCAGACCCCGAATCAACAAGCGCAGGAACTACTGGAAGAAGGTGACCCCAAAGCCGCCGCAGAACTCTTCGAAAACTCCCAGTGGCGCGGCACCGCCCAGTACCGCGCCGGGGAATACGGCGCGGCCGCCGAAAACTTTGCCGAAAGCACCGACCCGCAGGGGCTCTACAACCTGGGCAACAGCCTTGCCCAACAGGGCCAGTTCGATGCCGCCATCGAAGCCTTCGACCGCGCGCTCCAGCAAAACCCGGAATTTGCCGACGCGCGCCATAACAAGGAAATTGCCGAGCAACTGAAGAAACTGCAACGACAGCAGCAGCAAAATCAGCAATCTCAACAGGGCGACCAGCAACAGGATCAGCAGCAAGACCAGGACCAGCAATCGCAAAGCCAGCCCCAGCAAGATCAACAGCAAAGCGACGCCGATCAATCCTCACAGCAACAGCAATCCCAAGACCAGCAACAGTCCGGCGAACAGGATCAGCAGCAGAACGCAAATCAGGGCGAACAGAACCCGTCTGAAGAGGAACAACAGGAGCAGCAGGCAGAACGCCAGCAACAAAACCAGGATGGTAACAAGCAGGAGCAACAGGCCAACGCCCAGCCACAAGAGCCCCAGAGTGACCTGGACCCGGAAACCCAGCAGGCGCTGGACCAGTGGCTGCGCCAGATACCCGATGATCCCGCCGGCCTGATGCGCGAGAAATTCAAATACGAAAGCCTGCAACGCCGCCGCGCCTACCGCGCCGGCGAATGGCAGCCCCCGGAAAACGGAGCCACCCAAAGATGGTAA
- a CDS encoding BatD family protein, translating into METYSFPTHRKPFVSATIALVTKALCALLLLALSLGASAQELTASVDRNELAINETFTLTLRYSGGQRGGQPDFDLLEQDFEVLSRQQSNQYRVINGQAESFVEWTLILAPLKEGKLFVPSLHLHGQVSDAIPITVNQAGQSPSGNSRKAFLEVELDKDKVHVQEQLLVKVRLYTTVGLHDIATDQLQVRGAHVEKVDEQRFERRIDGVGHAVYELTYAVFPESSGELQIPALNYVAVTGRRDPFSLFNRNAQRIRLRSEAKTIQVEPKPDSYSGSHWLPAASLGLVQSWSKDPEEFKVGEPITRIITLRAEGLRAAQLPPLPALNIEGLKTYPDQAQQEDQPRMNGITGSRIETTAIVATKPGSYQLPPVTITWWDTKNGRQRATQLPAFRFNVSGAPIVNAADPGKAAPASSGSPSAVPVEPGFWQKIAIAAIASHLLWIFYFFYLKKGKAAADIRSDSEARGAAEDSGALMDKIKNGNPVYIQQALLQWVNSQWPHTRGMNLADASTHLKIPELNQLTQLLNDAAYKVPPKPLNRSQAQTLASRITRGEKSNDSIPEVLPQLFS; encoded by the coding sequence GTGGAAACATACTCCTTTCCCACTCACAGAAAGCCGTTTGTAAGCGCGACCATCGCACTGGTCACGAAAGCCCTATGCGCCCTACTCCTCCTCGCTCTATCCCTGGGCGCAAGTGCGCAGGAACTGACCGCGTCTGTCGATCGCAACGAACTCGCCATCAACGAAACCTTTACCCTCACCCTGCGCTACAGCGGTGGGCAACGGGGCGGCCAGCCGGATTTTGACCTGCTGGAACAGGACTTCGAAGTTCTTTCACGGCAGCAGTCCAACCAGTATCGAGTGATAAACGGTCAGGCAGAAAGCTTCGTTGAGTGGACGCTCATCCTCGCCCCTCTCAAGGAAGGCAAGCTGTTTGTGCCCTCACTGCATTTGCACGGCCAGGTGTCCGACGCCATCCCCATCACCGTAAACCAGGCCGGCCAGTCCCCCAGCGGCAACAGCCGCAAGGCCTTCCTGGAAGTGGAACTCGACAAAGACAAAGTCCACGTGCAGGAACAGCTACTGGTAAAAGTACGCCTCTACACCACCGTCGGCCTCCACGACATCGCCACCGACCAGCTGCAGGTCCGCGGTGCACATGTGGAAAAAGTCGATGAGCAACGCTTCGAGCGCAGAATCGATGGCGTGGGCCACGCCGTTTACGAGCTCACCTACGCCGTGTTCCCGGAAAGCTCCGGCGAACTGCAAATCCCCGCCCTCAACTACGTCGCCGTCACCGGGCGCAGAGACCCCTTCTCCCTGTTCAACCGCAACGCACAGCGCATCCGCCTGCGCTCCGAAGCAAAAACCATACAGGTAGAACCCAAGCCCGATAGCTACAGCGGCAGCCACTGGCTCCCCGCCGCCAGCCTCGGGCTGGTACAAAGCTGGTCCAAGGATCCGGAAGAATTCAAGGTAGGGGAACCAATCACCCGCATCATCACCCTGCGCGCCGAAGGCCTGAGGGCAGCTCAGCTACCACCACTGCCAGCGCTCAATATTGAAGGCCTGAAAACCTACCCCGACCAAGCCCAGCAGGAAGATCAGCCAAGGATGAATGGCATTACCGGCAGCCGGATAGAAACAACCGCAATTGTCGCCACCAAGCCTGGCAGCTATCAGCTGCCTCCGGTGACGATTACCTGGTGGGATACGAAGAATGGGCGGCAGCGTGCCACGCAGTTGCCGGCGTTTCGGTTTAATGTTTCAGGTGCGCCAATAGTGAATGCGGCAGATCCGGGGAAAGCAGCACCCGCATCGAGTGGTAGTCCGTCAGCGGTTCCGGTCGAACCGGGGTTTTGGCAGAAAATTGCGATTGCGGCGATCGCATCGCATTTGCTATGGATTTTCTATTTCTTCTACCTAAAGAAAGGCAAGGCCGCCGCTGATATCCGCAGCGACAGTGAAGCCAGAGGCGCAGCCGAAGACTCCGGGGCACTAATGGACAAAATCAAGAACGGCAATCCGGTGTATATCCAACAAGCACTCCTCCAATGGGTGAACTCGCAGTGGCCCCACACACGAGGAATGAATCTCGCAGATGCAAGCACCCACCTCAAGATTCCAGAGCTGAATCAATTGACGCAACTGCTTAATGATGCTGCCTATAAAGTTCCACCGAAGCCCCTGAATCGCTCGCAAGCGCAGACACTGGCCAGCAGAATAACTCGCGGTGAAAAAAGCAACGATTCAATCCCAGAAGTGCTTCCCCAACTGTTTAGTTAA
- a CDS encoding sulfotransferase produces the protein MFLNGLEESKEINPIIVCGAARSGTRMVTDLLNEHPEIAVQEEMHAKTIESFFAFLKNVDDVYDHYSERKGRRLDGSWNLSKAAFAHTFFACANKKDCIGTNKSLKFHGIKTPGYERYFEEFESVFSTLLPHYVYCVRPVAKVWRSWRSMGYLSDLEVFKIRYQRSLRQAIKIKASAASRFVLFDLESFVESDNKEQFVHDNLFSRLGFGEKSVRLASISSLPNRNSLKNRGREYVKDEALQEEVALLEGCTKIREFKEKLGLVAV, from the coding sequence ATGTTTTTAAATGGTCTTGAAGAGTCTAAAGAAATTAATCCGATAATTGTTTGCGGTGCGGCGCGATCAGGTACGAGAATGGTGACCGATTTGCTGAATGAGCACCCGGAAATAGCGGTCCAAGAAGAGATGCATGCAAAAACTATCGAGAGTTTTTTTGCTTTTCTCAAAAATGTTGACGATGTTTATGACCACTATTCTGAACGCAAAGGGCGCAGGCTCGATGGCTCTTGGAATCTATCAAAGGCTGCTTTTGCCCATACTTTCTTTGCCTGTGCGAACAAAAAGGATTGTATAGGGACGAACAAGTCGCTAAAGTTTCATGGAATAAAAACACCGGGATATGAGCGTTACTTCGAAGAGTTTGAAAGCGTCTTTTCAACCCTTCTTCCTCACTATGTGTACTGTGTGAGACCGGTGGCTAAAGTCTGGAGATCTTGGCGGTCCATGGGCTACCTATCTGATTTGGAAGTTTTTAAGATTAGATATCAACGGTCTCTGCGTCAAGCGATCAAAATTAAGGCTTCTGCTGCCTCTCGTTTTGTGCTGTTCGATTTGGAGTCGTTTGTTGAGTCCGATAACAAGGAGCAGTTCGTACATGACAATTTGTTCTCCAGGTTAGGGTTTGGAGAAAAAAGCGTTAGGCTTGCCTCAATTTCTTCTTTGCCAAATCGTAACTCTCTAAAGAATAGGGGCCGTGAGTACGTTAAGGATGAAGCTTTACAGGAGGAGGTGGCTCTCTTAGAGGGCTGTACTAAAATTAGAGAGTTTAAGGAAAAGCTAGGTCTGGTAGCTGTGTAG